The following coding sequences are from one Bacillus kexueae window:
- a CDS encoding putative DNA-binding protein → MMLEKTTRMNYLFDFYQSLLTPKQKSYMSLYYLDDFSLGEIAEEFEVSRQAVYDNIKRTEAMLEEYEEKLGLLNKFQERKKIVERLKELSEPLIDQEEILSLLKALEKLD, encoded by the coding sequence ATGATGCTCGAAAAGACGACGCGTATGAACTATTTGTTCGATTTTTATCAATCGTTGTTAACGCCTAAACAAAAAAGTTATATGTCTTTATATTACCTTGACGATTTCTCCCTAGGTGAAATAGCTGAAGAATTTGAAGTAAGTCGTCAAGCTGTTTACGATAATATTAAGCGAACCGAAGCAATGCTAGAAGAGTATGAAGAAAAGCTTGGGTTGTTAAACAAGTTTCAAGAGCGGAAAAAAATAGTGGAGCGACTTAAAGAATTGAGCGAGCCACTGATTGATCAAGAGGAGATTCTCTCGTTGCTAAAAGCTCTTGAAAAATTGGATTAG
- the rpsP gene encoding 30S ribosomal protein S16, giving the protein MAVKIRLKRMGAKKSPFYRIVVADSRSPRDGRFIETVGTYNPVSEPAEVKIDEELALKWLQNGAKPSDTVRNLFSKQGIMEKFHNVKNSK; this is encoded by the coding sequence ATGGCAGTAAAAATTCGTTTAAAACGTATGGGAGCAAAAAAATCTCCTTTCTATCGTATCGTAGTAGCTGATTCTCGTTCTCCACGTGATGGACGTTTCATCGAAACAGTTGGAACTTACAATCCTGTAAGTGAGCCAGCTGAAGTAAAAATTGACGAAGAATTAGCTCTTAAATGGTTACAAAATGGTGCGAAACCATCTGATACAGTACGTAACCTTTTCTCTAAACAAGGCATCATGGAAAAATTCCATAACGTGAAAAACAGCAAGTAA
- the ffh gene encoding signal recognition particle protein, which translates to MAFEGLADRLQSTISKIRGKGKVTEADVKEMMREVRLALLEADVNFKVVKDFVKKVSERAVGQEVMKSLTPGQQVIKVVKEELAELMGGEQSQIAVSQRPPTVIMMVGLQGAGKTTTTGKLANLLRKKYNRNPLLVAADIYRPAAIKQLETLGKQLNMPVFSLGDQVSPVEIAKQALAFAKEEHHDYVLIDTAGRLHIDEELMDELAQVKELANPDEIFLVVDAMTGQDAVNVAKSFHEQLGLTGVVLTKLDGDTRGGAALSIRAVTGTPIKFAGMGEKLDALEPFHPERMASRILGMGDVLTLIEKAQANVDQEKAKELEEKMRTMSFTFDDFLEQLGQVRNMGPLDEILSMLPGANKMKGLKNIQVDEKQISHVEAIIRSMTKEEKINPEIINASRKKRIANGSGTSVQEVNRLLKQFDEMKKMMKQMTNMAKGKRKGGFKFPFM; encoded by the coding sequence ATGGCATTTGAAGGTTTAGCCGACCGACTGCAAAGTACCATTTCAAAAATCCGCGGTAAAGGAAAGGTTACAGAAGCTGATGTAAAGGAAATGATGAGGGAAGTTCGCCTCGCTTTACTAGAAGCTGACGTAAACTTCAAAGTTGTAAAAGACTTTGTTAAAAAAGTAAGTGAACGTGCTGTCGGTCAAGAAGTAATGAAGAGCTTGACCCCAGGGCAGCAAGTTATTAAAGTCGTAAAGGAAGAGCTTGCAGAGCTCATGGGTGGTGAACAAAGTCAAATTGCCGTTAGTCAACGTCCACCGACTGTCATTATGATGGTTGGTTTGCAGGGAGCCGGTAAAACGACGACGACAGGAAAACTAGCCAATCTTTTACGAAAAAAGTATAATCGTAATCCTTTGCTTGTAGCAGCGGATATTTATCGCCCTGCGGCGATTAAACAGCTGGAAACACTAGGAAAGCAGTTGAATATGCCTGTGTTTTCCTTAGGAGATCAAGTAAGCCCGGTCGAAATCGCGAAGCAAGCACTTGCCTTTGCTAAAGAGGAGCATCACGACTATGTCTTAATTGACACAGCAGGTCGTTTGCACATCGACGAAGAGCTTATGGATGAATTAGCACAAGTAAAAGAACTAGCTAATCCAGATGAAATTTTCCTCGTAGTCGACGCGATGACAGGGCAAGACGCGGTTAACGTTGCGAAAAGCTTCCACGAACAACTTGGATTGACAGGGGTCGTACTAACGAAGTTAGATGGGGACACTCGTGGAGGAGCAGCATTATCAATTCGTGCCGTTACCGGTACACCAATTAAATTTGCTGGTATGGGAGAAAAGCTTGATGCATTAGAACCATTCCATCCTGAACGAATGGCTTCTCGAATTTTAGGAATGGGTGATGTTCTTACATTAATTGAAAAGGCACAAGCAAATGTCGACCAAGAAAAAGCAAAAGAATTGGAAGAAAAAATGCGGACGATGTCCTTTACATTTGACGACTTCTTAGAACAGTTAGGACAAGTCCGAAATATGGGACCATTGGATGAAATCCTGTCCATGCTTCCGGGTGCCAATAAGATGAAAGGGTTAAAAAATATCCAAGTGGATGAAAAGCAAATTAGTCATGTAGAAGCGATTATTCGCTCAATGACAAAAGAAGAAAAAATTAACCCTGAAATTATTAACGCTAGCCGGAAGAAGCGAATTGCTAACGGGAGTGGAACTTCTGTACAAGAAGTGAACCGCTTATTAAAGCAATTTGATGAAATGAAAAAGATGATGAAACAGATGACTAACATGGCAAAAGGGAAGCGAAAAGGCGGATTTAAATTCCCTTTTATGTAA
- a CDS encoding KH domain-containing protein, translating into MEELISTIAKALVDHPEEVSVDRKETENEIVFTLSVHKDDVGKVIGKQGRIAKAFRTVVYAAGNHSNKRVFLDIND; encoded by the coding sequence ATGGAAGAATTAATTTCAACCATTGCAAAAGCGCTCGTCGATCATCCTGAAGAAGTTTCAGTAGATCGAAAAGAAACGGAAAACGAAATCGTTTTTACGTTAAGCGTTCATAAAGATGATGTTGGAAAGGTCATTGGAAAGCAAGGCAGAATTGCTAAAGCATTTCGAACTGTTGTATATGCAGCGGGGAATCATTCCAACAAGCGCGTGTTTTTAGATATTAACGATTAA